Proteins from one Microbacterium sp. Root553 genomic window:
- a CDS encoding sensor histidine kinase, with the protein MNDVVLAAILGVLGGIVLSVLLLLARRLARGSADLGSDAERAALQALHQASLAAPHLRAGLAGPDVVKAARHLRVLLGSAAVALVGDDDALSMDGASEGLEPAAVRIAQQVRGSGRRQVFRSPDGRADDLEGVGAPIVVDGQVIGAVVAFASPVGAALVRAAQEVADWCAAQVELGSLDASRTQLAEAELRSLRAQISPHFIYNALTAIASFIHTDPMRARDLVLEFADFTRYSFRRQGEFTTLAEELGSIHSFLELERARFGERLRVTLRIAPETLATVIPFLSVQPLVENAVRHGIEPGEGGGEIRIVSRDDGTHTEVTVEDDGVGMDPDGLLATLTAADDGLHVGLRNVDTRLRQLYGPDGGLVVETNTGAGTLVRMRVPKSQPQHDPDND; encoded by the coding sequence ATGAACGACGTCGTCCTCGCCGCGATCCTCGGCGTGCTCGGCGGCATCGTGCTCTCGGTGCTCCTGCTGCTCGCTCGGCGGCTCGCCCGTGGGTCGGCCGACCTCGGCAGCGATGCGGAGCGTGCGGCGCTGCAGGCGCTGCATCAGGCGAGCCTCGCCGCCCCGCATCTGCGCGCGGGGCTCGCCGGCCCCGATGTCGTCAAGGCCGCCAGGCACCTGCGGGTGCTGCTCGGCAGTGCGGCCGTCGCGCTTGTGGGCGACGACGACGCCCTGTCGATGGACGGGGCCTCCGAGGGACTGGAACCGGCCGCCGTGCGCATCGCCCAGCAGGTGCGCGGCTCGGGCCGCCGACAGGTGTTCCGCTCACCGGACGGGCGGGCCGACGACCTCGAAGGCGTGGGAGCGCCGATCGTCGTCGACGGGCAGGTCATCGGCGCGGTCGTCGCCTTCGCGTCGCCGGTGGGCGCCGCTCTCGTGCGCGCGGCGCAGGAGGTCGCCGACTGGTGCGCGGCGCAGGTCGAGCTCGGCAGCCTCGACGCCTCGCGCACCCAGCTGGCCGAGGCCGAGCTGCGGTCGCTCCGCGCGCAGATCTCGCCGCACTTCATCTACAACGCGCTGACCGCGATCGCGTCGTTCATCCACACCGATCCGATGCGCGCGCGCGACCTCGTGCTCGAGTTCGCCGACTTCACCCGGTACTCGTTCCGACGGCAGGGGGAGTTCACGACGCTCGCGGAGGAGCTCGGCAGCATCCACTCCTTCCTCGAGCTCGAGCGCGCCCGGTTCGGCGAACGTCTGCGGGTCACCCTGCGGATCGCGCCGGAGACACTCGCGACCGTCATCCCGTTCCTCTCGGTGCAGCCGCTGGTCGAGAACGCCGTGCGTCACGGCATCGAACCGGGGGAGGGCGGCGGAGAGATCCGCATCGTCTCGCGTGATGACGGGACGCACACCGAGGTGACCGTCGAGGACGACGGCGTGGGCATGGACCCCGACGGACTGCTCGCCACGCTCACCGCGGCGGACGACGGGCTGCACGTGGGGCTGCGCAACGTCGACACCCGGCTGCGCCAGCTGTACGGGCCCGACGGCGGCCTCGTCGTCGAGACGAACACGGGCGCGGGTACCCTGGTGCGCATGCGGGTGCCGAAGTCGCAGCCGCAGCACGACCCGGACAACGACTGA
- a CDS encoding LytR/AlgR family response regulator transcription factor: MIDVLVADDEKPALDELVHLLRLDPRIGEVLTATSGVDALRLLSQRVVRIAFLDIHMPGLRGTELARSLLSLATAPAVVFVTADEARAVEAFELRAADYLLKPVRIERLRRAIDRVIDLGEVAAPADDETLPVTVGSAVRFVRRSEVRWVQAQGDYSRLHTADGGHLVRIPISELEARWTDAGFLRIHRSTLVRSAAVTEARLSGADPAVVVDAAVLPVSRRLVPAVRDALLRVEGAP; encoded by the coding sequence ATGATCGACGTGCTCGTCGCCGACGACGAGAAGCCCGCTCTCGACGAGCTCGTGCATCTGCTGCGCCTCGATCCGCGCATCGGGGAGGTGCTCACGGCGACCTCGGGTGTCGACGCCCTTCGTCTGCTCTCGCAGCGCGTCGTGCGCATCGCGTTCCTCGACATCCACATGCCGGGCCTGCGGGGGACCGAGCTGGCCCGCTCGCTGCTCAGCCTCGCGACGGCGCCGGCGGTCGTGTTCGTCACGGCCGACGAGGCCCGCGCGGTCGAGGCCTTCGAGCTGCGCGCCGCGGACTACCTGCTCAAACCCGTGCGCATCGAGCGCCTGCGCCGCGCCATCGACCGCGTGATCGATCTGGGCGAGGTCGCCGCCCCCGCCGACGACGAGACACTGCCGGTGACGGTGGGATCAGCGGTGCGCTTCGTCCGGCGCAGCGAGGTGCGCTGGGTGCAGGCGCAGGGGGACTACTCGCGGCTGCACACCGCCGACGGCGGACATCTCGTGCGCATCCCGATCTCCGAGCTGGAGGCCCGATGGACGGATGCCGGCTTCCTGCGCATCCACCGCTCGACCCTCGTCCGTTCGGCGGCGGTGACCGAGGCGCGGCTGTCGGGGGCGGATCCTGCGGTCGTGGTGGATGCCGCGGTGCTGCCCGTGAGCAGACGTCTGGTGCCCGCGGTGCGCGATGCCCTGTTGCGGGTGGAGGGCGCACCGTGA
- a CDS encoding sodium/solute symporter has protein sequence MNAVLDLVGIALVVVATLLIGVYGLRISRTTGDFFVASRTVRPVWNASAISGEYLSAGTFLGLSGLVLLDGARGFWFPIGYAAGYLLVLVFVAAPLRRSGAYTIPDFIEARLESTAARRVTSIAVLVIGWLYIVPQLHGAGITLLVVAGVPEWVGAVLVAVLVAAAVAAGGMRAITYVQAFQYWLKLTALLVPVVCIAFALSGGPHDFDPALVFPAEAGPSGFDAYQTASLLIALLLGTMGLPHVLVRFYTSPTGVSARRTTVIVIGMVSAFYAVSSTMGLLARIAAPDLAVPGVADTVVLLLPSRVFPGFAGELLTALIVAGAFAAFLATSAGLVVSLAGVISQDVFSGSVRSFRLSAVLCALVPLAVALLTAPAGLGSSVGVVFVVAASTLSPVVLLGVWWRGLTARGAVAGMLSGGVAAGLALLVHGLIGGVGAAAPYLAQPAAWTIPLAAVVTVVVSLLDPRGPSPRTQRFLTRVHSPERR, from the coding sequence ATGAACGCCGTGCTCGACCTGGTCGGCATCGCGCTCGTCGTGGTCGCGACCCTGCTGATCGGCGTGTACGGGTTGCGCATCTCCCGCACCACCGGAGACTTCTTCGTCGCCTCGCGCACCGTGCGGCCGGTGTGGAACGCCTCGGCGATCAGCGGCGAGTACCTCTCGGCCGGCACGTTCCTCGGACTCTCCGGGCTCGTGCTGCTCGACGGCGCACGGGGCTTCTGGTTCCCGATCGGCTATGCGGCCGGCTACCTGCTCGTCCTCGTGTTCGTGGCGGCGCCGCTGCGGCGCAGCGGCGCGTACACGATCCCCGACTTCATCGAGGCGCGACTCGAATCGACGGCGGCTCGCCGGGTGACCAGCATCGCGGTGCTCGTGATCGGCTGGCTGTACATCGTCCCGCAGCTGCACGGTGCGGGCATCACTTTGCTCGTCGTCGCGGGCGTGCCCGAATGGGTCGGCGCCGTGCTCGTCGCGGTGCTCGTCGCCGCAGCGGTCGCCGCCGGAGGCATGCGGGCGATCACGTACGTGCAGGCCTTCCAGTACTGGCTCAAGCTCACGGCGCTGCTCGTGCCCGTCGTGTGCATCGCGTTCGCACTGAGCGGCGGACCGCACGACTTCGACCCCGCGCTCGTGTTCCCCGCCGAGGCGGGGCCGTCGGGGTTCGACGCGTACCAGACGGCATCCCTGCTCATCGCGCTTCTGCTGGGGACGATGGGTCTGCCGCACGTGCTCGTGCGCTTCTACACGAGCCCGACCGGGGTCTCGGCCCGGCGGACCACCGTGATCGTGATCGGAATGGTGAGCGCGTTCTACGCGGTGTCGAGCACCATGGGGCTCCTCGCACGCATCGCCGCCCCCGATCTCGCGGTGCCCGGTGTCGCCGACACCGTCGTGCTGCTGCTCCCGTCGAGGGTGTTCCCCGGCTTCGCCGGCGAGCTCCTGACGGCGCTCATCGTCGCCGGTGCGTTCGCGGCCTTCCTCGCGACCTCCGCCGGTCTCGTGGTGTCGCTCGCCGGCGTCATCAGCCAGGATGTGTTCTCCGGATCGGTGCGCTCCTTCCGCCTCTCGGCCGTGCTGTGCGCGCTGGTGCCGCTCGCGGTCGCTCTCCTCACCGCACCGGCCGGGCTCGGTTCGAGCGTCGGCGTCGTCTTCGTGGTCGCGGCGTCGACGCTGTCGCCGGTCGTGCTGCTCGGGGTCTGGTGGCGCGGTCTCACGGCTCGAGGGGCGGTCGCCGGGATGCTGTCGGGCGGCGTCGCCGCGGGCCTGGCGCTGCTGGTCCACGGGCTGATCGGCGGTGTGGGCGCGGCCGCCCCCTACCTCGCCCAGCCGGCGGCGTGGACGATCCCGCTCGCGGCCGTCGTCACGGTCGTGGTGTCGCTGCTCGATCCGCGGGGGCCGTCTCCGCGCACCCAGAGATTCCTCACCCGGGTGCACTCGCCCGAGCGTCGTTGA
- a CDS encoding YbdD/YjiX family protein, with product MADIANRTDAATTLLRTLLGAAGRVGRGIRWYITTLMGDGAYATYVAHQQRQHPGEAPMTERQFWRQRMDDQDRNPGARCC from the coding sequence ATGGCCGACATCGCGAACCGGACGGATGCCGCGACCACCCTCCTGCGGACGCTGCTCGGCGCCGCGGGGCGGGTGGGCCGCGGCATCCGCTGGTACATCACCACCCTGATGGGCGACGGCGCCTACGCCACCTATGTCGCCCATCAGCAGCGGCAGCATCCGGGCGAGGCGCCGATGACCGAGCGGCAGTTCTGGCGGCAGCGGATGGACGATCAGGATCGAAACCCGGGTGCGCGCTGCTGCTGA